AGTGCTTTTTGTCTTAGATATTTCTCCAAGCAGTAGACAGCGATGGGATCTGTGTCTGCATCAAACTTGTTGGCAAAGAGGTGATGCTGCTCAATCAACCATTGCAGGTCTCCAGGGCCATACACACATACTGATCTGACGTGGTGGCCTTTGCACTCTGGGTATACTGCTTGCAGTGAACCCTGTGACCCCTCGTGCCAGGGCCACTTCACCATACGTGCAATTGCATTCATATCTGTCATGTCGAATTTATGGTTGGGCCATGTTGAGCCAGGAACACCAGGAATTCGTTGTATTGTTGCCCACAGAAACTCATCAGGACTGTAGGTATCTTTGGCCCACTCAATGAGCGCCAGTACTCGCTTGTCTTCCAACACACTGCGAACATAACCTCGGTTCACCACGATGTAGGCATTTCCTGATAGAAGGGGCAGATTGAAGGGAGGTGGATCCTTTGTTTTTCCTGTAGACTAGCATAAATAAATAGTTAATTAATATGATCATGAGTCAGTCTGAATAGAAAGTTTTTACAATGGCAAAGTTAACTGATCAATAGCTATTTAATATCCCAAAGAAGTACCTGGATTTTTCCATCAACTGTGTGGAAAACAGTAGTCACCCTCCACTTCTTTCCAGGAGACATTGCCTCTGTCTCCAAACTGTTCCCCCCTTTCAGTGAACGCAAAGCCTGCACAATTTCCAAGTTGGTTTTTAGAGGGAAATCTTGGCCACAGAGGTTGATGAAGtatttccatgttgtactggcATTATAGAGATCAGCCATGCAGTTAAGGTCAGCCTGGACACGTGTCCATCCAGCATAGACCACGCTCACAGCctcactgaccatgaacacattTGGGAAACAGGAAACAATGCCCTTGATGGCAGAAAAGACTGAGGCCGGTGACTTTTTGTCCACATGGACACAATAAATATTTTGAGGTGTGTAGATAGCTCGTAGTAGTCGCTCAAAGTTCTGAACCTGTGGATAAAAAGAATTCAattgtttttgtgaaatttttttGCAGGAACTGTTTAAAGCAGCAATTTAGCAAATGATCAAAACCTAAGCAGCAATTTAGCAAATGATCAAAACTAATTCTTTCAtaagaaatttaaaaacaccAAGATTACTGTTATAACATCATGACAGTGATATTTGTACATTTTGAAATGCTCCCTACAGAggcacagaataaaaataagagcTGTTTTTGCAAACTAAAAAGTGTCCTTGTAGCAAGTAAACTGAACGTCATATTTAAAATCTGTTGTGTTTGCCTGTAATACTAGAAATGCCAGCGGCTGGTGATATTTCtaaattatttgtgttttcttgtttttatgacaggtgatcTAATAAATTTATTAAGCAGTGTACATTTTATCCATTAGCAATTAAAGCATTGTTTAGACCTATGCAATGTTTTTCAGTATACTAAGATTTTAGATCTTACATACCTTGTGATGTACAACCATAGAGTAAGCCAGAGGAAAGGCCTCTTCTTCCTTGCTTAATGGCAATGTTATGTATTTCCTGCTTACTTTGAATTTCCTGTAAATTAACAGTTTTGAAGAAgcaatgctgtttttaaagtctgTACATTTAAATAATGATTAAGGGTTAAACAGTCACTGAAACCTGTCATTTAAATCCACAAACCTGCAGTCTTGGGTTGCATTGATATAATACTCATCAGGGATCTGAATCCTCTTCTGAACGTCTTTGGTGGCAGTCAGTAACTTGGCTTGCAGCAATTCCTCCTGCTCTCCCTGCAGGATTGCTGAACAGTTGCAAATGTTCTCTGGGCTGCTGTCATCATCGGTATACTCCAGCCATCGATACCTGAAGATGAAGACAGGACCTCTGCCTGTTTTCACCTGGCTCAATAGGGAAAGCATCCATAGTGATCCCAGTACACCAATCAACTGCAATAACTGTAGCTGCCAGCCTCTTTTTGGAAACCGCATTATTTGCAGTAAGATGAGAAcctcaaataaaatattacactgtGAGACCTGCTAAAAATCTCTGACAGAGACCTCTGGCACCATAAAACAATAATGGAATTATGTTTGAGAAAGGTGTAGGCAAGTTCCTTTCATGAAGGTATGCTGATAGGTCCACAGGCTACTTCACCTGCAACCAAGATAAGAGGTGAGATTAGAATAGTATTTCATAGAAATATGCCTAGATAACAATTTAGATGTCATGGTCCCCGAGTCATTGACCCAGTATTTCGTGTttggtcatttctttatttgggGGGAGTTTTAAGAAGTGGTTCATGTGCCTAGTTTCTGTTAATAGTTCTGTGTTTTGTTAGTTATTGAGTTTATTATGTTCTTTCTTTCAGTTTGCCCTGTCTCCCCGGAGTTCCTCATGGACAGCTTAGTCTCTGTCAGCTATGTCTCTTTGTTTAGTTCTTCCTGAGCATCCTCATGCATTGGTTAGTTACTTCCTATGTCTTT
This sequence is a window from Archocentrus centrarchus isolate MPI-CPG fArcCen1 chromosome 9, fArcCen1, whole genome shotgun sequence. Protein-coding genes within it:
- the LOC115786071 gene encoding beta-1,3-galactosyl-O-glycosyl-glycoprotein beta-1,6-N-acetylglucosaminyltransferase-like — translated: MRFPKRGWQLQLLQLIGVLGSLWMLSLLSQVKTGRGPVFIFRYRWLEYTDDDSSPENICNCSAILQGEQEELLQAKLLTATKDVQKRIQIPDEYYINATQDCRKFKVSRKYITLPLSKEEEAFPLAYSMVVHHKVQNFERLLRAIYTPQNIYCVHVDKKSPASVFSAIKGIVSCFPNVFMVSEAVSVVYAGWTRVQADLNCMADLYNASTTWKYFINLCGQDFPLKTNLEIVQALRSLKGGNSLETEAMSPGKKWRVTTVFHTVDGKIQSTGKTKDPPPFNLPLLSGNAYIVVNRGYVRSVLEDKRVLALIEWAKDTYSPDEFLWATIQRIPGVPGSTWPNHKFDMTDMNAIARMVKWPWHEGSQGSLQAVYPECKGHHVRSVCVYGPGDLQWLIEQHHLFANKFDADTDPIAVYCLEKYLRQKALNELDLV